The Synchiropus splendidus isolate RoL2022-P1 chromosome 1, RoL_Sspl_1.0, whole genome shotgun sequence genome includes a window with the following:
- the LOC128752568 gene encoding gastrula zinc finger protein XlCGF28.1-like isoform X1: METRRADVQLLPVIKNEEKDCISRSIQEGQEQHLFKEGMEDIGKREEDDVTLFSFTHVQVKSEDIETMSNITPHIKTEAGGDTCGGAEAASDLDTPLLPDQQRSPCSDSDTDDSEDWRETSDTQSCLKVCVREKQDDVDHKSPVCPGCGRKCSSKAGLTRHMKCCSKEPLTCSVCGKCFERRQYLKIHMRGHMEETPFRCPQCGKFFTQREHLKVHMRIHTGEKPFCCSQCGKCFMRSEHLKGHMQVHTGEKPFNCSQCGKCFARKYQLKSHTTIHTGEKPFSCSQCGKSYTERGRLKEHVRIHTGVKPFVCSHCGDCFIGRRQLMCHMSIHTGEKPFNCSLCGNTFTRNYQLKIHMRLHTGEKPFSCSLCGESFTRNYQLNIHMRQHTGEKPFSCSLCRDSFAQRQQLKTHMKSHAVEKVVVGHVSLDLPPGRARLVEDLHPQHDDRQIQLSL; this comes from the exons atggagaccCGGAGAGCAG ATGTCCAGTTGCTGCCtgtgattaaaaatgaagaaaaagactGCATCTCCCGTTCAATCCAGGAGGGACAAGAACAGCATCTCTTTAAAGAAGGAATGGAGGATATTGGCAAAAgagaagaagatgatgtcaCTCTGTTctccttcactcatgtccaggtgaagagtgaagataTTGAAACAATGAGCAACATCACTCCACACATAAAAACAGAAGCTGGTGGagacacctgtggaggagcagaagcagccagtgacttggatacacctctcctccctgaccagcagaggtcgccttgttctgactctgacactgatgacagtgaggactggagagaaaccagtgACACTCAGTCATGTTTAAAggtttgtgtgagagagaagcaAGATGATGTGGATCACAAATCGCCAGTCTGCCCtggatgtgggaggaaatgtTCCTCAAAAGCTGGACTGACTCGACACATGAAGTGCTGCTCGAAGGAACCTTTGACTTGTTCagtttgtggaaaatgttttgaaaggAGACAGTATCTGAAGATCCACATGAGAGGGCACATGGAAGAAACACCTTTCCGCTGCCCTCAGTGCGGTAAGTTTTTTACACAGCGTGAGCACCTGAAAgtccacatgagaattcacactggagaaaaacctttctgttgctcccagtgtggaaaatgttttatgcGGAGTGAACACCTGAAGGGACACATGCAagttcacacaggagaaaaacccttcaactgctctcagtgtggtaaatgttttgcaCGGAAATATCAATTGAAGTCTCACACAAccattcacactggagaaaaaccttttagctgctctcagtgtggtaaatctTATACAGAGAGGGGACGTCTGAAGGAACAcgtgagaattcacactggagtcaAACCGTTTGTCTGCTCTCATTGTGGCGATTGTTTCATCGGTAGACGTCAACTCATGTGTCACATGAGTATTCACACAGGCGAAAAACCTTTCAACTGCTCTCTCTGTGGTAACACTTTTACACGGAACTACCAACTCAAGATACACATGAGACTTCACAccggtgaaaaacctttcagctgctcattGTGTGGTGAATCTTTTACTCGGAACTATCAACTGAACATACACATGAGACAGCACACAGGTGAGAAACCTTTCAGCTGTTCACTGTGTCGTGATTCTTTTGCACAGCGCCAGCAACTCAAGACTCACATGAAAAGTCACGCAGTTGAAAAAGTAGTCG TTGGTCATGTGTCACTGGACCTTCCTCCTGGAAGGGCAAGATTGGTGGAGGACCTCCATCCTCAACACGACGACCGGCAGATCCAACTTTCTCTTTGA
- the LOC128752568 gene encoding gastrula zinc finger protein XlCGF28.1-like isoform X2 has protein sequence METRRADVQLLPVIKNEEKDCISRSIQEGQEQHLFKEGMEDIGKREEDDVTLFSFTHVQVKSEDIETMSNITPHIKTEAGGDTCGGAEAASDLDTPLLPDQQRSPCSDSDTDDSEDWRETSDTQSCLKVCVREKQDDVDHKSPVCPGCGRKCSSKAGLTRHMKCCSKEPLTCSVCGKCFERRQYLKIHMRGHMEETPFRCPQCGKFFTQREHLKVHMRIHTGEKPFCCSQCGKCFMRSEHLKGHMQVHTGEKPFNCSQCGKCFARKYQLKSHTTIHTGEKPFSCSQCGKSYTERGRLKEHVRIHTGVKPFVCSHCGDCFIGRRQLMCHMSIHTGEKPFNCSLCGNTFTRNYQLKIHMRLHTGEKPFSCSLCGESFTRNYQLNIHMRQHTGEKPFSCSLCRDSFAQRQQLKTHMKSHAVEKVVGAAQWQERSTLEA, from the exons atggagaccCGGAGAGCAG ATGTCCAGTTGCTGCCtgtgattaaaaatgaagaaaaagactGCATCTCCCGTTCAATCCAGGAGGGACAAGAACAGCATCTCTTTAAAGAAGGAATGGAGGATATTGGCAAAAgagaagaagatgatgtcaCTCTGTTctccttcactcatgtccaggtgaagagtgaagataTTGAAACAATGAGCAACATCACTCCACACATAAAAACAGAAGCTGGTGGagacacctgtggaggagcagaagcagccagtgacttggatacacctctcctccctgaccagcagaggtcgccttgttctgactctgacactgatgacagtgaggactggagagaaaccagtgACACTCAGTCATGTTTAAAggtttgtgtgagagagaagcaAGATGATGTGGATCACAAATCGCCAGTCTGCCCtggatgtgggaggaaatgtTCCTCAAAAGCTGGACTGACTCGACACATGAAGTGCTGCTCGAAGGAACCTTTGACTTGTTCagtttgtggaaaatgttttgaaaggAGACAGTATCTGAAGATCCACATGAGAGGGCACATGGAAGAAACACCTTTCCGCTGCCCTCAGTGCGGTAAGTTTTTTACACAGCGTGAGCACCTGAAAgtccacatgagaattcacactggagaaaaacctttctgttgctcccagtgtggaaaatgttttatgcGGAGTGAACACCTGAAGGGACACATGCAagttcacacaggagaaaaacccttcaactgctctcagtgtggtaaatgttttgcaCGGAAATATCAATTGAAGTCTCACACAAccattcacactggagaaaaaccttttagctgctctcagtgtggtaaatctTATACAGAGAGGGGACGTCTGAAGGAACAcgtgagaattcacactggagtcaAACCGTTTGTCTGCTCTCATTGTGGCGATTGTTTCATCGGTAGACGTCAACTCATGTGTCACATGAGTATTCACACAGGCGAAAAACCTTTCAACTGCTCTCTCTGTGGTAACACTTTTACACGGAACTACCAACTCAAGATACACATGAGACTTCACAccggtgaaaaacctttcagctgctcattGTGTGGTGAATCTTTTACTCGGAACTATCAACTGAACATACACATGAGACAGCACACAGGTGAGAAACCTTTCAGCTGTTCACTGTGTCGTGATTCTTTTGCACAGCGCCAGCAACTCAAGACTCACATGAAAAGTCACGCAGTTGAAAAAGTAGTCG GTGCAGCACAATGGCAGGAGCGAAGCACACTGGAGGCCTGA